A single Silvibacterium dinghuense DNA region contains:
- a CDS encoding transglutaminase family protein has translation MLFYSIRHLTKFVYSSDVSESVMEVRMHPRSDSNQRCLSFSLSVSPRCRVFSYRDHLSNNIHHFDIPGQHGQLVAVAESLVEYQPLADIPSFLAPDAWAELDAMVAEGDYWEMLLPSEFARPAPLLERLAKEVGACRRDDPMMLLRELNDRLYDTFSYSPRTTRVDSPIDEALASRQGVCQDFAHIMIALVRQMGIPCRYVSGYLYHDKHNRDRSLSDATHAWVEALLPHLGWVGFDPTNALVAGDRHIRTALGRDYADVPPTKGVFRGRTSSDLFVAVQVTASARPPALDQEMPIPEDWSMLVEKAQAPPPPPAEPLLQLQQAQQQQ, from the coding sequence ATGCTGTTTTATTCCATCCGGCACCTGACCAAGTTTGTCTACAGCAGCGATGTGAGCGAGAGCGTGATGGAGGTGCGCATGCACCCACGCAGCGACAGCAATCAGCGCTGCCTCAGCTTTTCGCTCTCGGTCAGCCCGCGCTGCCGCGTTTTCTCCTATCGTGATCATCTGAGCAACAACATTCATCACTTCGACATCCCCGGCCAGCATGGACAGCTGGTTGCCGTTGCCGAATCGCTGGTCGAATACCAGCCGCTGGCCGATATCCCTTCCTTCCTCGCGCCGGATGCGTGGGCGGAGCTCGATGCGATGGTCGCCGAGGGCGATTACTGGGAGATGCTGCTGCCAAGCGAGTTTGCGCGGCCTGCCCCTCTGCTGGAGCGGCTTGCAAAAGAGGTTGGCGCGTGCCGGCGCGATGATCCGATGATGCTGTTGCGCGAGCTGAATGATCGCCTATATGACACGTTCAGCTATTCTCCGCGCACCACGCGTGTGGATTCGCCGATCGACGAGGCGCTTGCCTCTCGCCAGGGCGTCTGCCAGGACTTCGCGCACATCATGATCGCGCTCGTGCGGCAGATGGGCATTCCATGCCGCTATGTGAGCGGCTACCTGTATCACGACAAGCACAATCGCGATCGCTCTCTCTCTGACGCCACGCATGCCTGGGTGGAGGCGCTGCTGCCTCATCTGGGATGGGTGGGCTTCGATCCGACGAATGCCCTGGTCGCCGGTGACCGGCATATCCGTACCGCTCTGGGTCGCGACTATGCCGATGTGCCTCCGACAAAAGGAGTCTTTCGTGGACGGACCTCGAGCGACCTCTTTGTCGCGGTGCAGGTGACGGCTTCGGCGCGGCCGCCGGCGCTGGATCAGGAGATGCCCATCCCTGAGGATTGGTCGATGCTGGTGGAAAAAGCGCAGGCTCCTCCACCACCGCCGGCAGAGCCATTGTTGCAGTTGCAGCAGGCACAACAGCAGCAGTAG
- a CDS encoding alpha-E domain-containing protein has product MLSRVADSLYWTSRYLERAEHTARMVDINLGLILDKSQVSAERRWQRVLAALGMPTEIEATTDVYSLVYKLCFDGTLPGSVMTCVFAARENARQIREEISSEQWQRVNRLFHEITRLKPSSPSEMQLAEFLPALIDGVHLFQGVTDTTSSHGEGWQFLQVGRFLERASATANLLDVYHRDVFSRTDDTLAAYEYLEWIGLLRTCTAFEAYCKVYTADLTYEQIIEFLLLDSEFPHSIRYSVERLNQSLEAIRNEGRGLHATELMRVAGKLKSSLAYAQIGEILEHDPGRYMRRIVEECRQVHNLIYEVYIQYSVQTALAM; this is encoded by the coding sequence TTGCTTTCTCGTGTGGCAGATAGTCTTTACTGGACCAGCCGCTACCTGGAGCGCGCCGAACATACTGCGCGCATGGTGGATATCAACCTCGGTCTGATCCTAGATAAGTCGCAGGTGAGCGCGGAGCGGCGCTGGCAGCGCGTGCTGGCCGCGCTGGGCATGCCGACGGAGATCGAGGCCACGACGGATGTCTACTCCCTGGTCTATAAACTGTGTTTTGACGGCACACTTCCAGGATCGGTGATGACCTGCGTCTTCGCTGCACGCGAGAATGCGCGGCAGATACGCGAGGAGATCAGCAGCGAGCAGTGGCAGCGCGTGAACCGGCTCTTTCATGAGATTACGCGCCTGAAGCCGTCTTCCCCGTCGGAGATGCAGCTGGCCGAGTTTCTCCCCGCTCTGATCGACGGCGTGCATCTGTTTCAAGGGGTCACCGATACCACATCGAGTCATGGCGAGGGATGGCAATTCCTGCAGGTAGGGCGCTTTCTCGAACGGGCATCCGCTACTGCGAATCTGCTCGACGTTTATCATCGCGATGTCTTTTCGCGGACCGACGACACGCTTGCCGCCTACGAATACCTGGAGTGGATCGGGCTGCTGCGCACCTGTACGGCATTCGAGGCCTACTGCAAGGTGTACACCGCCGATCTGACGTATGAGCAGATCATCGAATTTCTCCTGCTCGACTCCGAATTTCCGCACTCGATCCGTTACTCCGTCGAGCGGCTGAACCAGTCGCTGGAGGCAATCCGGAATGAAGGGCGCGGCCTGCATGCAACCGAATTGATGCGCGTTGCCGGAAAGCTGAAATCATCGCTTGCCTATGCGCAGATTGGGGAGATCCTCGAGCATGATCCCGGCCGCTATATGCGGAGGATCGTGGAAGAGTGCCGCCAGGTGCATAACCTCATCTACGAGGTCTACATCCAGTATTCGGTGCAGACCGCGCTGGCCATGTAA
- a CDS encoding circularly permuted type 2 ATP-grasp protein, with protein sequence MLREYFLDGAFDEMFTPEGEIRPHYEALLAVLASLPPEELKRRKQSADVSFLMQGITFTVYGREEGTERIFPYDLVPRLVTGEDWDRIERGLTQRITALNLFLHDVYHEGKILAQGVIPREVVYSCQHFRRQMRGLQVPRNVYVAVAGTDLLRLNSGEFVVLEDNLRVPSGVSYMLTNRRIMKRTLPRLFRSYGVRPIEHYTQALLSTLRSIAPEGRPEPTIVLLTPGVYNSAYFEHTYLARQMGIELVEGRDLVIHDNIVYMRTTAGLKRVDVIYRRVDDDFIDPLAFRPDSILGAAGLFNAYRAGNVTLANAFGTGVADDKALYAYVPAIIRYYLDEDPILNNVETYLMTEKSQRQHALANLDKLVVKAVGESGGYGMLIGPQSSASDREEFKRRIEANPRNYIAQPTLDFSRSPCLLEDGSIEPRHVDLRPYILYGDKVTIVPGGLTRVALRKGSLVVNSSQGGGSKDTWVLS encoded by the coding sequence CTGCTTCGCGAATACTTTCTGGATGGTGCCTTCGATGAGATGTTTACGCCGGAAGGCGAAATTCGCCCGCATTACGAGGCCTTGCTCGCCGTACTTGCGTCCCTGCCTCCTGAAGAACTGAAGCGCCGGAAGCAATCGGCAGATGTGTCCTTCCTGATGCAGGGCATCACCTTCACGGTCTATGGACGGGAAGAGGGCACGGAGCGCATCTTCCCCTACGATCTGGTTCCGCGCCTGGTAACGGGCGAAGACTGGGACCGGATCGAGCGTGGCCTGACGCAGCGCATCACCGCGCTGAACCTCTTTCTCCACGACGTCTATCACGAGGGCAAGATCCTGGCGCAGGGCGTAATCCCGCGCGAGGTGGTTTACAGCTGTCAGCACTTTCGCCGCCAGATGCGCGGGCTGCAGGTGCCGCGCAACGTATATGTAGCCGTGGCTGGCACAGATCTGCTGCGACTGAACTCGGGCGAGTTTGTCGTGCTCGAAGACAACCTGCGTGTGCCCAGCGGTGTGAGCTACATGCTCACCAACCGGCGCATCATGAAGCGCACCCTGCCGCGGCTCTTCCGCAGCTATGGCGTGCGCCCTATCGAGCACTACACGCAGGCACTCCTGAGCACGCTGCGCTCCATCGCGCCCGAAGGTCGGCCGGAGCCGACGATCGTGCTGCTCACACCGGGTGTCTATAACTCGGCCTACTTCGAACACACCTATCTCGCACGACAGATGGGCATCGAACTGGTCGAAGGCCGCGACCTCGTGATCCACGACAACATTGTGTACATGCGCACGACCGCCGGGCTCAAGCGCGTGGATGTGATCTATCGCCGCGTGGACGATGACTTCATCGACCCGCTGGCCTTCCGTCCGGACTCGATCCTTGGCGCAGCCGGCCTCTTCAATGCTTATCGCGCTGGCAACGTAACACTCGCGAACGCCTTCGGTACCGGCGTTGCCGATGACAAAGCGCTCTATGCCTATGTGCCGGCGATCATCCGTTATTACCTGGATGAAGACCCGATTCTCAACAACGTTGAAACCTACCTGATGACGGAGAAGTCGCAGCGCCAGCATGCGCTTGCAAATCTCGACAAGCTGGTGGTGAAGGCGGTTGGCGAGTCGGGTGGTTACGGCATGCTGATCGGGCCGCAAAGTTCGGCATCGGATCGTGAAGAATTCAAACGGCGCATCGAGGCCAATCCGCGCAACTATATCGCGCAGCCCACGCTCGACTTCTCCCGCTCGCCCTGTCTGCTGGAAGATGGCAGCATCGAGCCGCGGCACGTCGATCTGCGCCCCTACATCCTCTATGGAGATAAAGTCACCATCGTGCCCGGAGGACTCACGCGTGTCGCTCTGCGCAAGGGCTCTCTTGTCGTGAACTCTTCGCAGGGCGGCGGCAGCAAGGATACGTGGGTGCTCAGCTAG
- a CDS encoding nuclease yields MNRFASVRFRSRLLRVATLSLLPLVAVPLSFGWGDVGHKMINRLAAESLPDDVPAFLKTPEAINEIEYLGPEPDRWRSPAEPELNAAQAPDHFIDLEYAEVIGKLPRRRYDYIAALTAAEITHPDMARQLEPDKVGFQPYITNEVWERLKAAMRAYRDLSAKHEDTKPVEAAILYYAGWLGHYVGDGSMPLHVTRDYNGWVEKENPNGYTTDHKIHGQFESVFVGANIKPEDVKPLITPVHPVSDEWDAYLDYLHRTGTFIEKVYQLDKDHGFDGAGTPEAKQFTAERLAAGASMLRDLIDSAWIESAQPVPEWHPAEPSPAKPKGM; encoded by the coding sequence ATGAACCGCTTTGCTTCTGTCCGTTTTCGTTCGCGGCTGCTTCGTGTGGCCACTTTGTCGCTCCTGCCGCTCGTGGCTGTGCCGCTCTCCTTCGGATGGGGCGATGTGGGGCACAAAATGATCAATCGGCTGGCCGCGGAAAGCCTGCCGGATGATGTGCCCGCCTTTCTGAAAACGCCGGAAGCCATCAACGAGATCGAATATCTCGGACCGGAGCCGGACCGATGGCGCTCGCCGGCCGAGCCCGAGCTCAATGCCGCGCAGGCGCCCGACCACTTCATCGATCTGGAGTATGCCGAGGTAATCGGCAAGCTGCCTCGCCGCCGCTATGATTACATCGCTGCGCTGACGGCGGCCGAGATCACGCACCCGGATATGGCCCGTCAGCTGGAACCGGACAAGGTCGGCTTTCAGCCTTACATCACGAATGAAGTGTGGGAGCGTCTCAAGGCCGCGATGCGTGCCTATCGCGACCTGAGTGCGAAACACGAAGACACGAAGCCCGTGGAAGCGGCGATCCTCTACTATGCCGGCTGGCTCGGCCACTATGTCGGCGATGGCTCGATGCCGCTGCACGTGACGCGCGACTACAACGGCTGGGTGGAGAAGGAAAATCCCAACGGCTACACCACCGATCACAAGATCCACGGGCAGTTCGAGAGCGTCTTTGTCGGCGCCAACATCAAGCCGGAAGACGTAAAGCCGCTGATCACTCCCGTGCATCCGGTCAGCGATGAATGGGACGCCTATCTCGACTACCTGCATCGCACCGGCACGTTCATTGAAAAGGTCTATCAGCTCGACAAGGATCATGGCTTCGACGGCGCAGGTACGCCGGAGGCAAAACAATTTACGGCCGAGCGGCTCGCCGCCGGCGCCAGCATGCTGCGTGACCTGATCGACTCGGCTTGGATCGAGAGCGCGCAGCCTGTACCAGAGTGGCATCCGGCAGAGCCATCTCCGGCAAAGCCTAAGGGGATGTAA
- a CDS encoding 1,9-bis(guanidino)-5-aza-nonane synthase yields the protein MPTKQELLTDPIQHIDIKQHNVVALVDAMEHMAFSSRDLNRAASIYERMLRDKECGVILCLAGSLISAGLKQIFIDLIRNNMVDAIVSTGANIVDQDFFEALGFKHWIASDLLKQGTEDGVLRELMIDRIYDTLIDEEELRICDDTTLKIADSLDPRPYSSREFIRAMGAYLEKEGKTPEKGGVDSIVYAAYQYDVPIFCPAFSDCSAGFGLVAHQHARGDKPKVSLDSAKDFYEITQLKIANPTTGLLMIGGGVPKNFAQDIVVAADILGQDAPMHKYAIQITVADVRDGALSSSTLKEASSWGKVDTTFEQMVYSEATLALPLVTGYAYHKNAHAERPTRRWARLLEPVTA from the coding sequence ATGCCTACGAAACAGGAACTTCTCACCGACCCTATTCAGCACATCGACATCAAGCAGCACAATGTCGTGGCCCTCGTCGACGCCATGGAGCACATGGCCTTCAGCTCGCGTGACCTGAACCGCGCTGCTTCGATCTACGAGCGGATGCTGCGCGATAAGGAATGCGGCGTCATCCTCTGTCTCGCCGGTTCTCTGATCTCCGCCGGCCTCAAGCAGATTTTCATCGATCTGATCCGCAACAACATGGTGGACGCGATCGTTTCGACCGGCGCCAACATCGTCGACCAGGACTTCTTCGAAGCCCTCGGCTTCAAGCACTGGATCGCCAGCGACCTGCTCAAGCAGGGCACCGAAGACGGCGTGCTGCGCGAGCTGATGATCGACCGCATCTACGACACGCTCATCGACGAAGAAGAGCTGCGCATCTGCGACGACACCACGCTGAAGATCGCCGACTCGCTCGACCCGCGTCCCTACAGCTCGCGCGAGTTCATCCGCGCCATGGGCGCCTACCTTGAGAAGGAAGGCAAGACCCCGGAAAAGGGCGGCGTCGATTCGATCGTCTACGCGGCCTACCAGTACGATGTGCCGATCTTCTGCCCGGCGTTCAGCGACTGCTCGGCCGGCTTCGGCCTGGTCGCCCATCAGCACGCCCGTGGTGACAAGCCCAAGGTTTCGCTGGATTCGGCCAAGGATTTCTACGAGATCACCCAGCTGAAGATCGCCAACCCGACCACCGGCCTGCTGATGATCGGCGGCGGCGTGCCCAAGAACTTCGCGCAGGACATCGTGGTGGCCGCCGACATCCTCGGCCAGGATGCCCCGATGCACAAGTACGCCATCCAGATCACGGTGGCCGACGTCCGCGACGGCGCGCTCTCCTCGAGCACCCTCAAGGAAGCCAGCTCGTGGGGCAAGGTCGACACCACCTTCGAGCAGATGGTCTACAGCGAAGCCACCCTGGCTCTGCCGCTGGTCACCGGCTATGCCTACCACAAGAACGCACACGCCGAGCGTCCGACCCGCCGCTGGGCTCGCCTGCTCGAGCCGGTTACCGCGTAA
- a CDS encoding PAS domain S-box protein — MFVAAALASFRAARHQRESEGQLQQISQLQQSILDSAGPMIMATDLDGMILIFNPAAERMLGYTESEVCLRLNIEELFLDGELERVGRRIASRPQLPALQRGASAALPESLMARFIHYVSGSPASRVRGIEMQYRRKDGSTFPAMVYLGAVRSATAQVTGLVCVSMDLSSTKRAEQALRESEDRYRDLFDNSQEMIATLSPRGRYLYVNPAWQALFGINSEGFQSFISFESPFPVVAQAEAAALFRRALKGENVEGELLKLLDTEGRPVEAAASLSCRYSEGRPVAVRCIFRDVTQQNLRERRLRMQLQINQMIGESTTAEEAFPKVLGALCASLSCDLANLWVVDESSDLIRFQFGWSTPGHIYDEFQRETRFRVFSRGQGLPGIVWNAGAPRWIEELRDERAFERRFAARIEGLQTGWAVPVRAVNQVIAVVEFFSRQRQREDAETMASVETVCASLGQFMARFSQERRVQELNRQKEFILNSVADGIFGINSENGVDFVNPAAAEMLSADTEDLAGQPLHALLHQEGNCNQTCVLQRALHIHEASSGQDVFYRADGSNFPVEFALTPMIERGVVVGSVLSFRDISQRYALDRMKDEFISTVSHELRTPLTSIRGALGLLSHGLLNEVNDKAANLLRIAVSNSDRLVRLINDILDLERMQSGRAPLALRPCAVHELARQVADSMQPVADSAGVTLSVEAEPISIEADPDRLNQVLTNLLSNAIKFSSRNSRVRIVVGSASEGLALSVIDEGRGIPADKLESIFDRFHQVDASDSRQKGGTGLGLAICRTIVEQHGGRIWAEQNSGTGSTFRIVLPAALADSGPALMHPAPASSEAVTLLICEPDAEVRRTIAEPLRRHRYRIYEAENREQTMQLAHRFPLSAILLGLSHQPHNGFETMEALKSDAETATIPIVVLSLLSLTDKPLAARTADSWLQRPVEEASLLAELRRVLKNTQNSTSVLLVEDDEDLAKVMTTTLERAGFSIRHAATVGRAIALCEQSAPDLIILDLALPDGHGLELVRWLRLHPLMRRLPLVVYSAREVPAEEQTELRLGQTEFLTKAKVQPQEVEELVVAMLHDSGRDAMTMELPFSNETAETAEQ, encoded by the coding sequence TTGTTCGTCGCAGCGGCACTGGCCAGTTTCCGGGCAGCCCGCCATCAGCGCGAATCCGAGGGGCAGCTGCAACAGATTTCCCAGCTCCAGCAAAGCATCCTGGATTCCGCCGGGCCCATGATCATGGCCACCGATCTGGACGGCATGATCCTCATCTTCAATCCGGCTGCCGAACGCATGCTGGGGTATACCGAGTCGGAGGTGTGTCTCCGGCTCAACATTGAAGAACTGTTTCTGGACGGAGAACTGGAACGCGTAGGCCGGCGCATCGCCTCGCGCCCCCAGCTTCCCGCCCTGCAGCGCGGGGCCAGTGCAGCCCTGCCGGAATCCCTGATGGCCCGCTTCATCCACTATGTTTCCGGCTCCCCTGCCAGCCGCGTGCGCGGCATCGAGATGCAATATCGCCGCAAGGACGGCAGTACCTTCCCGGCGATGGTCTATCTGGGGGCGGTGCGCAGTGCTACGGCCCAGGTGACCGGCCTGGTGTGCGTGTCGATGGATCTTTCTTCGACCAAGCGCGCCGAGCAGGCACTGCGGGAGAGCGAAGACCGCTATCGTGATCTCTTCGACAATTCGCAGGAGATGATCGCCACGCTGAGCCCGCGCGGACGCTATCTCTACGTCAACCCTGCATGGCAGGCTCTGTTCGGCATCAATTCCGAGGGCTTCCAGAGCTTCATCAGCTTCGAGTCGCCCTTCCCTGTCGTCGCCCAGGCAGAGGCAGCGGCTCTCTTTCGCCGCGCGCTTAAGGGCGAGAATGTGGAAGGCGAACTGCTGAAGCTGCTGGATACGGAAGGGCGCCCCGTCGAAGCTGCCGCGAGCCTCAGCTGCCGCTACAGCGAAGGCCGACCGGTTGCCGTGCGCTGCATCTTCCGCGATGTGACACAACAGAACCTCCGCGAACGCCGGCTGCGCATGCAGCTGCAGATCAACCAGATGATCGGAGAGTCGACGACTGCGGAAGAAGCCTTCCCCAAGGTGCTCGGCGCGCTGTGCGCAAGCCTCTCCTGCGATCTCGCCAATCTATGGGTTGTGGATGAAAGCAGCGATCTCATCCGCTTCCAGTTCGGGTGGTCGACACCGGGCCACATCTATGATGAGTTTCAAAGAGAAACCCGCTTCCGCGTCTTCAGCCGCGGACAAGGGCTCCCGGGCATCGTCTGGAATGCCGGAGCGCCGCGCTGGATTGAAGAATTGCGCGATGAGCGCGCCTTCGAACGGCGCTTCGCAGCCCGTATCGAAGGGCTGCAGACCGGCTGGGCCGTGCCTGTTCGCGCCGTCAATCAGGTCATCGCCGTCGTCGAGTTCTTCAGCCGCCAGCGTCAGCGCGAGGATGCCGAGACGATGGCCTCTGTCGAAACCGTCTGCGCCTCGCTGGGACAATTCATGGCCCGCTTCTCCCAGGAACGGCGCGTACAGGAGCTGAATCGCCAGAAGGAGTTCATCCTGAACTCGGTGGCCGACGGCATCTTTGGCATCAACTCGGAGAACGGCGTCGACTTCGTCAATCCTGCGGCAGCCGAGATGCTCTCGGCCGACACCGAAGACCTAGCCGGGCAGCCCCTGCATGCTCTGCTTCACCAGGAAGGCAACTGCAACCAGACCTGCGTGCTGCAAAGGGCGCTGCACATCCATGAGGCCTCCAGCGGTCAGGATGTCTTCTACCGCGCCGATGGTTCGAACTTCCCCGTGGAGTTTGCGCTCACGCCGATGATCGAGCGCGGTGTCGTCGTCGGCAGCGTGCTCAGCTTCCGCGACATCAGCCAGCGCTATGCGCTCGACCGCATGAAGGACGAATTCATCTCCACGGTGAGCCACGAACTGCGCACGCCGCTTACCTCCATTCGCGGCGCGCTGGGCCTGCTCTCCCATGGCTTACTGAACGAGGTCAACGACAAGGCGGCAAACCTGCTGCGTATTGCGGTTTCAAACTCCGACAGACTGGTGCGCCTCATCAATGACATCCTCGATCTCGAGCGCATGCAATCCGGCCGCGCCCCTCTCGCCTTGCGGCCATGCGCGGTACACGAACTCGCCCGCCAGGTCGCCGACTCCATGCAGCCCGTGGCTGACAGTGCCGGCGTCACATTGAGCGTCGAAGCCGAGCCGATCTCGATCGAAGCTGATCCCGACCGGCTGAACCAGGTGCTGACCAACCTGCTGAGCAACGCCATCAAGTTCTCATCCAGAAACTCCCGTGTACGCATTGTTGTTGGCTCGGCTTCCGAGGGACTGGCGCTCAGTGTTATCGACGAAGGGCGCGGCATTCCCGCAGATAAGCTGGAAAGCATCTTCGACCGCTTCCACCAGGTCGATGCATCGGATTCACGGCAGAAGGGAGGCACCGGTCTCGGTCTGGCCATCTGCCGCACCATCGTCGAACAACACGGCGGCCGCATCTGGGCAGAGCAAAACAGCGGAACAGGATCGACCTTCCGCATCGTGCTTCCTGCCGCGCTTGCCGACAGCGGACCTGCGCTCATGCATCCCGCACCCGCCTCTTCCGAGGCCGTTACGCTGCTGATCTGCGAGCCCGATGCGGAGGTTCGCCGCACCATTGCCGAGCCGCTGCGCCGTCACCGCTACCGCATCTACGAAGCGGAGAACAGGGAGCAGACGATGCAACTTGCCCATCGCTTCCCGCTCTCCGCCATCCTGCTCGGCCTCTCGCATCAGCCGCATAACGGCTTCGAAACCATGGAAGCCCTCAAGAGCGATGCTGAAACCGCCACCATCCCCATCGTGGTTCTCAGCCTGCTTTCCCTTACGGATAAACCCCTCGCGGCTCGCACTGCGGACTCCTGGCTGCAGCGCCCGGTCGAAGAGGCCTCGCTGCTCGCCGAATTAAGGAGAGTGCTCAAAAACACGCAGAACAGTACCTCCGTTCTTCTGGTGGAAGATGATGAAGACCTGGCGAAGGTGATGACGACCACCCTCGAGCGCGCCGGTTTCTCTATCCGGCATGCAGCCACGGTAGGCCGAGCCATCGCGCTCTGCGAACAGAGTGCACCGGACCTCATCATTCTCGACCTGGCGCTGCCTGATGGCCACGGCCTGGAGTTGGTGCGCTGGCTCCGTCTCCATCCCCTGATGCGCCGGCTGCCGCTGGTGGTATATTCTGCGCGAGAAGTACCCGCTGAAGAGCAGACAGAACTGCGCCTGGGACAAACAGAGTTTCTCACCAAGGCGAAAGTGCAACCACAGGAAGTGGAAGAGCTGGTGGTCGCCATGCTTCACGACTCCGGCCGCGATGCCATGACCATGGAGCTTCCCTTCTCGAATGAGACCGCCGAAACGGCGGAACAATAA
- a CDS encoding response regulator: MSRRILIIDDDDDIREVAGLTLEMIGGWTVLTANSGSNGIERARQEKPDAILLDVMMPGMDGPTTFQEMQKIPEIAQIPVILLTAKVQGADQKRFASLGVAAILLKPFDPMTLVQQISDALGWSAE; encoded by the coding sequence ATGTCCAGGCGCATTCTCATCATCGATGACGACGACGATATCCGCGAGGTAGCCGGCCTCACGCTCGAGATGATCGGAGGCTGGACCGTGCTGACGGCCAACTCGGGAAGCAATGGCATTGAGCGCGCCCGCCAGGAAAAACCGGATGCCATCCTGCTCGACGTGATGATGCCCGGCATGGATGGACCGACAACATTCCAGGAGATGCAGAAGATTCCCGAGATCGCGCAGATCCCGGTTATTCTGCTCACCGCGAAGGTCCAGGGAGCGGATCAGAAGCGTTTCGCTTCGCTCGGCGTCGCGGCCATCCTGCTCAAGCCTTTCGATCCGATGACGCTCGTCCAGCAGATATCCGACGCGCTTGGGTGGAGCGCGGAATGA
- a CDS encoding Hpt domain-containing protein → MTDPTAQEKIAQALRGIWISSRATLEERISVLTQAGQALAAGTLDDSLRQQAESAAHKLAGVLGTFGMPRGSALASQLEQALGNEKSNDRHAEVQQWLVELREEMAAQDRRCA, encoded by the coding sequence ATGACGGACCCGACAGCGCAAGAAAAAATAGCACAGGCGCTGCGAGGGATCTGGATCAGCAGCCGCGCGACGCTCGAAGAGCGCATCTCCGTGCTGACGCAGGCCGGGCAGGCACTCGCCGCCGGCACTTTGGATGATTCCCTGCGCCAGCAGGCGGAATCCGCCGCGCACAAACTGGCCGGAGTGCTGGGCACTTTTGGCATGCCGCGCGGCAGCGCACTGGCATCGCAACTCGAGCAGGCTCTCGGCAACGAGAAGTCGAACGATAGGCACGCCGAAGTACAGCAGTGGCTCGTTGAATTGCGCGAAGAGATGGCCGCGCAGGACCGGCGCTGCGCCTGA